The Styela clava chromosome 13, kaStyClav1.hap1.2, whole genome shotgun sequence genome has a window encoding:
- the LOC120333268 gene encoding uncharacterized protein LOC120333268, with protein MTNLLTVTFIIQATTLSVIVADISCSNYPTIPENGHIFCTNGTSVGSECVFTCEPHFSLVGPRKIECAQNFSGTNWTNSTTSKCIADRCESINETVPNRYVTCTRENQVTSVCHFKCLQQNYALHPTGSKTIKCMRNKQWNGEIPCCAPPCPPHNVIDAYVLLDSSDSVGAKDWILQKKLVKHILGHFSLSADSTKISIMRYNSIVDKKNLIYLNDYLEDRHSEFWHAVDLLPYDGTGSNIGQAIRYLISNMMLPEVGNRLNVQDLIIIFTSGKSDDNYLNAIAALQATGATVLIIVVSKSNLSNLDLLRLFHLSRNTALQLVFKESYEECLDVLTEDKINLNLFCFSSCLEKIEL; from the exons ATGACAAACTTACTAACGGTTACTTTTATTATCCAAGCAACAACACTTTCCGTAATTGTCGCTG ATATTTCTTGCTCTAATTACCCTACAATTCCGGAAAATGGACATATATTTTGCACTAATGGAACGTCGGTTGGTTCAGAATGTGTTTTTACATGCGAGCCTCATTTCTCTTTGGTGGGACCGAGAAAAATTGAATGCGCTCAAAATTTTTCAGGAACGAATTGGACCAACTCAACTACATCGAAATGCATAG CCGATCGCTGCGAATCAATCAATGAAACAGTTCCGAACAGATATGTTACTTGTACAAGAGAAAACCAAGTGACGTCAGTATGTCATTTTAAATGTCTGCAACAGAATTATGCATTGCATCCAACGGGGAGCAAGACTATCAAATGTATGAGAAATAAACAATGGAATGGAGAAATACCTTGTTGTGCAC CTCCCTGTCCTCCTCACAATGTCATCGATGCGTATGTTTTGCTGGATTCATCCGATTCTGTCGGAGCGAAAGACTGGATTTTGCAGAAAAAGCTTGTCAAACACATTTTAGg gcATTTTTCCTTATCAGCAGATTCtacaaaaatttctataatgcgTTACAACAGTATAGTTGACAAGAAAAATCTGATTTATTTGAATGATTATCTAGAAGACAGACATTCGGAATTTTGGCATGCTGTTGATTTACTACCATATGACGGCACGG GTTCAAATATTGGCCAAGCAATTAGGTATCTCATTAGCAACATGATGTTGCCTGAAGTAGGAAATCGCCTGAACGTACAAGatttaattatcatttttacaTCTGGCAAATCGGACGATAATTATCTGAACGCCATAGCAGCTCTTCAAGCAACCGGAGCCACA GTCTTGATCATCGTTGTTTCAAAATCTAATTTGTCGAACTTGGATCTACTACGCCTTTTTCATCTATCTAGAAATACAGCTTTACAATTGGTGTTTAAAGAAAGTTATGAAGAATGTTTAGATGTATTAACTGAAGACAAGATTAACCTTAACCTTTTTTGCTTTAGTTCTTGTTTAGAAAAAATAGAACTATAA